The DNA region CATGAGCCTCATCGACCGACATCCACGGCTGCACAATCGACCCGGGCAGCTTGCGTGAGGTGATCGTCGCCTCATCAAGACCACCTCCGACCGCAGCGGCCGCGAGCAGGTCAAGCCCACCAATCGCGCCGGTACTGAAAAAGGTGCGCCCAGGGCCACCCTCGACGAGTTTCAGCCGCAGCGCCTCGTCGGCGACGGCGCCAACCGAGACAACGAGCAGATCCTTCCCCGCAGCGACGACAGCAGGGCCCACCTCACGCACAGCCGGGCCACCGGCGCACTCCACAACGAGGTCGGCACGCTCAAGCGCCTCAGTGAGGCTCAGCTCGGCGAGACCATCTGCAGCGGCCTTGCCCTGCCCCGGGGTGACGTGATCGCGCACGATCACGCCCGCGAGGCGGGCACCCGGCGTCGATCCGCTAGCAATGGCTCTCGCAACGCGAGAACCGATCGCGCCGTACCCGAGCACGGCGACCTGGAGCAAAGCATCGTGTGTCATGCCTCGATTGTGCCAGAGCCGCCCGAAAAGCAGAGGGGCCGGGCCGCCTGAAAGCAACCCGGCCCCTCATGCGCGCGGTTTATGGAACGAGAACGATGCGGCCCTGCACGTTGCCCTCGTGCAGCTCATCGAACGCCTTCACTGCATCATCGAGTGGGAAGC from Leucobacter sp. UCMA 4100 includes:
- a CDS encoding aspartate dehydrogenase domain-containing protein, which produces MTHDALLQVAVLGYGAIGSRVARAIASGSTPGARLAGVIVRDHVTPGQGKAAADGLAELSLTEALERADLVVECAGGPAVREVGPAVVAAGKDLLVVSVGAVADEALRLKLVEGGPGRTFFSTGAIGGLDLLAAAAVGGGLDEATITSRKLPGSIVQPWMSVDEAHALRAATEPTTVFEGSVAEAIERFPKSLNVAVALAQATGLWGGVRVRLVGDPAAELTKHEIHASGSSGEYAFSVLNHPLAENPASSAVVSQALLKGVAALARPSGTMV